In Arthrobacter sp. CDRTa11, one DNA window encodes the following:
- a CDS encoding TetR/AcrR family transcriptional regulator: protein MSTRPPEPHEPPAEAHGEPSGPAAKKLRPERTGATRQRLFDASMELIGQRGAAGVTVDEIAAAAGVSKGTIYYNFGSKSHLIAQLLRHGVDILKDRLLDAGNVDAGGTAGNGAVTPEVDPLLSMEAMIGQAMDFMDDYPSFARLWVSENWRTPSEWQDTFAVLRGELLEVIGAAVGRVAAAQPVDERISRGSLETAIFGACFVVGLDRQTYNPERTRDQSVAAIMAIMRGYVLK, encoded by the coding sequence ATGAGCACCAGGCCACCGGAGCCACATGAACCACCGGCGGAAGCGCATGGGGAGCCGTCAGGGCCGGCCGCGAAGAAGCTTCGCCCGGAACGGACCGGCGCCACCCGGCAGAGGCTCTTCGACGCGTCGATGGAACTCATCGGCCAGCGCGGTGCGGCCGGGGTGACAGTGGACGAGATCGCCGCAGCAGCGGGTGTGTCCAAGGGAACCATCTACTACAACTTCGGCAGCAAGTCCCATCTCATCGCCCAGTTGCTGCGGCATGGCGTCGATATTCTGAAGGACCGTCTCCTCGATGCGGGCAACGTGGACGCCGGAGGCACTGCGGGGAACGGTGCCGTCACGCCCGAGGTGGATCCGTTGCTGTCCATGGAGGCGATGATTGGCCAGGCCATGGATTTTATGGATGATTACCCCTCCTTCGCGAGGTTGTGGGTGAGCGAAAATTGGCGCACGCCCAGTGAATGGCAGGATACCTTTGCCGTACTCAGGGGCGAATTGCTGGAGGTCATTGGCGCCGCGGTGGGGAGAGTCGCCGCCGCTCAGCCCGTCGATGAGCGGATCTCCCGAGGGAGCCTGGAGACGGCAATTTTTGGGGCCTGCTTTGTGGTGGGGCTGGACCGCCAGACCTACAATCCGGAACGGACCCGTGACCAAAGTGTTGCAGCAATAATGGCGATAATGCGCGGCTACGTCCTGAAGTAG
- a CDS encoding EamA family transporter, which produces MNLRHSLLAALVAVLWGLNFVAIDFGLHANGREVPPLLFVAMRFVLVVFPWIFFIRKPDVSWKVIIGVGLFMSAGQFGLLYLAMALGMPAGLASLVLQAQVLLTVLLAAGFLGERPTARQMAGVVLGVAGLAVVAVGRSAVAPVLPLIIVLAAALSWAAGNIIVRKARAASGLGLVVWSGAVVPLPLAGLSLIIDGPAAVAGTLVDLQPATLLSALYTAVFASLVGYGIWNRLLATYPSSAVVPFTLLVPVVGMSAAWLALAEVPSPAELAGGLLLLGGVATAVLTGTGSRTQRRGAALLPGLGAGLGFDAPAGAALRTDDADDEGRLAAPAGTRGVGVREADAP; this is translated from the coding sequence GTGAACCTCCGCCATTCCTTGCTTGCCGCCCTGGTCGCCGTCCTTTGGGGCCTGAATTTCGTCGCCATCGACTTCGGCCTGCACGCCAACGGCCGCGAGGTTCCGCCGCTGTTGTTCGTCGCCATGCGATTCGTGCTCGTGGTTTTCCCTTGGATCTTCTTCATCCGAAAGCCGGACGTCAGCTGGAAGGTGATCATCGGCGTCGGGCTCTTTATGAGTGCGGGGCAGTTCGGCCTCCTCTACCTGGCCATGGCGCTGGGCATGCCGGCGGGCCTCGCGTCGCTGGTACTGCAGGCCCAGGTGCTGCTGACAGTCCTCCTGGCCGCGGGGTTCCTTGGTGAACGGCCCACCGCCCGCCAGATGGCCGGAGTTGTGCTGGGCGTGGCGGGACTTGCCGTCGTGGCAGTGGGCCGCAGTGCGGTGGCACCTGTGCTGCCGTTGATCATTGTGCTGGCAGCTGCGCTGTCCTGGGCGGCCGGCAACATCATCGTCCGCAAAGCCAGGGCTGCGTCAGGACTGGGGCTGGTGGTGTGGTCCGGGGCTGTAGTGCCGCTTCCCCTTGCCGGTCTTTCGCTGATCATCGACGGACCGGCCGCCGTCGCCGGAACATTGGTGGACCTGCAGCCGGCCACCCTCCTGAGCGCGCTGTACACGGCAGTCTTCGCGTCGCTGGTTGGCTACGGGATCTGGAACAGGCTGTTGGCGACTTACCCGTCGTCCGCCGTGGTGCCCTTCACCCTCCTGGTTCCGGTGGTGGGAATGAGCGCCGCCTGGCTGGCCCTGGCTGAGGTGCCCTCTCCTGCCGAACTGGCCGGCGGCCTGCTCCTGCTGGGTGGCGTCGCGACGGCGGTGCTCACCGGAACGGGCAGCAGGACTCAGCGCCGGGGTGCTGCCTTGCTGCCAGGTTTGGGCGCGGGTTTGGGCTTTGATGCACCCGCGGGGGCCGCTTTGCGCACCGATGATGCTGACGACGAGGGCCGCTTGGCCGCCCCAGCCGGAACCCGTGGTGTGGGAGTTCGGGAAGCAGACGCCCCCTGA